One segment of Pangasianodon hypophthalmus isolate fPanHyp1 chromosome 10, fPanHyp1.pri, whole genome shotgun sequence DNA contains the following:
- the spred1 gene encoding sprouty-related, EVH1 domain-containing protein 1 has translation MSEEPANPNNDDSYARVRAVVMTRDDSSGGWLPLGGGGLSCVSVHKVSRPDSDSPNGVDYLIQGERLKDKLVVLECIIKRDLVYNKVNPIFHHWRIDNKKFGLTFQSPADARAFDRGIRRALEDIKQGCPVYSDSEVPEDGLQVNQEPPSICTPIREPFSPHGRVVSTEPFRGCYVRAQPFEEFPSPSHRYLPPQVSFSTTRHVSFQMDEEEVVRINPRKDVLIRGYEDYRHPVMWKQDTERDDADFSTTFTKLDSKKSEYSFLEGSEHRTGTKDSIKTQQPSPLLKSKKSRRRREDGERSRCIYCREMFNHEENRRGECQDAPDPIKQCIYKVSCMLCAESMLYHCMSDSEGDFSDPCSCDSSEEQFCVRWLALLGLSIIAPCMCCYPPLRACHHCGEACHCCGGKHKAAG, from the exons TGACAGTTATGCGCGTGTGAGAGCAGTGGTCATGACTCGCGATGACTCCAGCGGCGGATGGCTGCCTCTGGGAGGCGGAGGCCTCAGCTGCGTGTCGGTCCACAAAGTTAGCCGGCCGGACTCGGACAGCCCCAACGGCGTGGATTATCTCATCCAGGGGGAGCGACTCAAAGACAAGTTG GTTGTGCTGGAGTGCATAATAAAGAGGGACCTGGTCTACAACAAAGTCAACCCTATCTTCCACCATTGGAGAATCGACAACAAGAAGTTTGGCCTGACTTTCCAGAGTCCAGCCGATGCCAGAGCTTTTGATCGAGGGATACGGCGAGCCCTGGAGGACATAAAGCAAG GCTGTCCGGTGTACAGTGACTCAGAGGTTCCTGAAGATGGATTACAG GTTAATCAGGAGCCTCCCTCTATCTGCACGCCCATTAGAGAGCCGTTCTCTCCGCATGGCCGAGTGGTGTCCACCGAGCCTTTCCGTGGCTGTTATGTGCGTGCTCAGCCGTTCGAGGAGTTCCCAAGCCCCAGCCACCGCTATCTGCCCCCGCAG GTCTCTTTCTCCACGACACGCCACGTGAGCTTTCAAATGGACGAAGAAGAGGTTGTTCGGATCAACCCCCGCAAGGACGTCCTCATCCGCGGGTATGAGGATTACCGGCACCCAGTCATGTGGAAGCAGGACACAGAGCGCGACGATGCTGATTTCTCTACCACATTCACCAAACTGGACAGCAAGAAAAGTGAGTACTCATTTCTGGAAGGCTCTGAGCATCGCACGGGCACCAAGGACTCGATCAAAACTCAGCAGCCTTCACCTCTACTAAAGTCCAAGAAGTCTCGGAGGAGGCGGGAGGACGGCGAGCGTTCGCGCTGCATATATTGCCGTGAGATGTTCAACCACGAGGAGAACCGACGCGGGGAATGCCAGGACGCGCCTGACCCCATCAAGCAGTGCATCTACAAGGTGAGCTGCATGCTGTGTGCAGAGAGCATGCTCTACCACTGCATGTCCGACTCGGAGGGCGACTTCTCGGACCCGTGCTCGTGCGATTCCAGCGAAGAGCAGTTCTGTGTGCGCTGGCTGGCGCTGCTCGGCCTCTCCATAATTGCGCCCTGCATGTGCTGCTACCCACCACTGCGGGCCTGTCACCACTGCGGAGAGGCCTGCCACTGCTGCGGCGGCAAACACAAGGCCGCCGGCTGA